TCAGCGCGGCGCCCAGGATGTCGCCCAGCGAGGCGCCCGAATCCGAGCTGCCATACTGTTCGACGGCTTCCTTCTCTTCCGCGATCTCGCGCGCCTTGATCGACAGGCCCAGACGGCGGGTCTTGGTGTCGATGTTGGTGACGCGGACGTCGACATGGTCACCGACCTGGAAGCGCTCGGGGCGCTGGTCCTGACGGTCGCGGGCCAAGTCCGAACGTCGGATGAAGGATTTCATGCCGTTGTATTCGACCTCGATGCCGCCATCCTCGATCGCCGTCACGGTGACGGTGATGACCGAGCCGCGCTTCACGCCCTCGACCGCTTCGGCCATGGCGTCGTTTTCCAGCGCCTTGATCGACAGCGAGATGCGTTCCTTGTCGATGTCGACTTCCTGCACGACCGCCTTGACGACGTCGCCCTTGCGGAAGTCCTGGATCGCATCCTCGCCGCGGGCATCCCACGAGATGTCCGACAGGTGGACCATGCCGTCGATGTCGCCTTCCAGGCCGACGAACAGACCGAATTCGGTGATGTTCTTGACTTCGCCCTCGATGACGGTGCCGACCGGGTGGGTCTCGGCGAAGACTTCCCACGGGTTGCGCATGGTCTGTTTCAGACCCAGGCTGACCCGGCGCTTGGCCTCGTCGATTTCCAGCACCATCACGTCAACCTCTTGCGAGGTCGAGACGATCTTGCCGGGGTGGACGTTCTTCTTGGTCCAGCTCATTTCCGAGACGTGAACCAGACCCTCGACACCGGCTTCCAGTTCGACGAAGGCGCCGTAGTCGGTGATGTTGGTCACGCGGCCCGAGTGGACCGAGCCGATCGGGAACTTCGAACCCACGGTATCCCACGGGTCGGCCTGCAGCTGCTTCATGCCCAGGCTGATGCGGTGGGTGTCCTTGTTGATCTTGACGACCTGGACCTTGACGGTCTCGCCGATCGACAGGATCTCGGACGGGTGGTTGACGCGGCGCCAGGCCATGTCGGTGACGTGCAGCAAGCCGTCGACGCCGCCCAGGTCAACGAAGGCACCGTATTCGGTGATGTTCTTGACCACGCCCTCGACCGTCTGACCTTCGGTCAGGTTGGCGATGACTTCGGCGCGCTGTTCGGCGCGGCTCTCTTCCAGGATGGCGCGGCGCGACACGACGATATTGCCGCGGCGGCGGTCCATCTTCAGGATCTGGAACGGCTGCTTCAGACCCATCAGCGGGCCGGCATCGCGCACCGGGCGCACGTCAACTTGCGAACCGGGCAGGAAGGCCACGGCACCGCCCAGGTCGACCGTGAAGCCACCCTTGACGCGGCCGAAGATGGCGCCTTCGACGCGCTCTTCGGCGGCATAGGCTTTCTCCAGCCGGTCCCAAGCTTCCTCGCGGCGGGCTTTCTCGCGCGAGATCGAGGCTTCGCCACGGGCGTTCTCGACGCGGTCCAGATAGACCTCGACCTCGTCGCCGACCTGGATGTTCGGGGCTTCGCCGGGGTTCGCGAATTCTTTCAGATCGACGCGGCCTTCCATCTTGTAGCCGACATCGATGATGGCCTGGCCCGCCTCGATGGCGATGACCTTGCCCTTGACGACCGAACCTTCGTCCGGGGTGTCGATTTCGAGGCTTTCGTTCAGGAGGGCCTCGAACTCCTCCATGGTCGCTTTAGCGCACATATATAATCAGTTTCCTTTGCACGGTTTTCTGGCCTTGCGGTTGGCTCCGCCGGTCTTTTTGTAGTCATCCGGGATAAGCGCAAAGGGTCGCGGCTTGCGCCCGACCCTGATCTGAAGCGGCCTGTCCTGGCCCCATCGCTTGTCCCGACGGGGCGCATATAGCGGCGATTGCCCGGCGAGGCAAGGCTTTCAGCCGGTCTTGCGGGCCACGGCGATCTCGCGCGCCAGAGTTGCGACCAGGTCCGCGGCAGGCATCGCGCGCGCCCGGGCATAGCCGGTGCCGGCCCATTGCGCCGCGTAATCGGTGCCGCCGGCGGCGGCCAGCGCCTTGCCGGCGTCATAGGTGATCGGATAATCCGGCAAGGGCGGCGCCTCGGCGCTGGCGCCAAGCGCCGTCAGCCGGTTGGGAAAGCCGCGCGCCGGCCGCCCCGAGATCGCCCGCGTCATCACCGTCTCTTGCCCCGGCTGGCCGAGAAGGGCGCGATGCGGGGCCTTGGCCGCGGATTCCGGGCAGGCGACGAAGGCGGTGCCCATCTGCACCGCGACCGCGCCGGCATCGAGGTAGCGCACGGCATCGCGCCCGTCCATGATGCCGCCCGCCGCGACCAGCGGCAGGCCCAGGGGTCGCAGGGCCTCGATCAGCGCCATGGTCGAAAGCTGCTCGTCCGGCCCGTCGGGGTCGAAGATGCCGCGATGGCCGCCGGCCTCGTAGCCTTGGGCAATAATGGCATCGAGCCCCGCGTCGCGGATCGCCTCGCCCTCGGCCAGCGCGGTGGCCGAACCCGCGAGCAGCGCCCCGCTGGCGCGCAGCGCCGCCAGCTGGTCGGCGCGCGGCAGGCCGAAGTGAAAGCTGACCATCGCCGGCCGCGCCGCGACCACCGCGGCCAGCATGGCCTCGTCGACCAGGAAGCTGGTGAAGATCTCGCGCAGCACGGCGGGGGGTTCAGCGCCGGCGCGGCGGAACTCGGGGGCGAGATAGTCGAGCCAGGCCGCCTCGCGTGCCGGATCGGCCGTGGCCGGGCGGTGGCAGAACAGGTTGACGTGATAGCGGTTCGAGCCGATGCGCTTCTGCACCTCGGCCATCATCGCCGCCCCTTGCGCGGCGCTGACGGTCGCAAGGCCCATGCCGCCCAGGGCGCCCGCCAGGCTGACCTCGGCCGCCAGCGCCGGCGTCGCGGTGCCCGCCATCGGCGCCTGCAGCACCGGCACGGTCAGTTCGGTCAAGATGCTCATGCTCCGGCCCTCCTCGCCGCGGCGATGGCGCGGGCCACCGCCTGTTCGATACTCATGTCGCTGGTATCCAGAAGCAGCGCATCCTCGGCCGGGCGCATCGGCGCCACGTCGCGGGCGGCGTCGCGGGCGTCGCGTTCGCGCAGCTCGGCCAGGATCGTGGTCTCGTCGGCCTGCAGCTCCAGAGCCCGGCGGCGGGCGCGCACGTCGTCGCTGGCGGTGACATAGAGCTTCAGCTCGGCCTCGGGGCAGATCACCGTGCCGATGTCGCGCCCGTCCAGCACCGCGCCGGGCTCGGCCCGGGCGAAGCGGCGCTGGAAATCGACCAGGGCGGCCCGCACCTCGGGGATGGCGGCGACGCGGCTCGCGGCCTGGCCGGCCTCGGCGGTGCGCAGGTCGTCGCGGGCCAGATCCCCCGGCGCAAGGCCCCGCGCCGCCGCGACCGGATCGCCGCCAAGCGCGCCGACGGCGCGATACAAGAGCCCGGTGTCCAGATGCTGAAAGCCCAGCGCCTGCGCCAGCGCGCGGGCGATGGTCCCCTTGCCCGAGGCGGCCGGCCCGTCGATGGCGATGGTAAAGGGCATGTGGTCCTCGGCCTAGAAAACGGAGCCGGATCTGGCGGGGCCTACCGACCGGCAAAGCCCCGGCCTCGCGGCCAGTATGGTGCCGGCAGCAGGGACGGCGAGACCATGCCGAACCATTCCCGGAGGGCACTGACTTCCTTTGCTCAATTCGCTGCCATGTCCGCGCCCTGCATGCCGGGATGATCGTGTGTGCCCAGCTCGTCCGGTTGTGTGCCGCAACCTACCAACGCCCCGAGCCGCAGGCAAGCCGGAGATAATTCAGATTGATCCGGCCCCGCCCCCGGCGCCCCTCGCTCGCGCCCCATAGGATCGCAGCCCCCAATTTGGAACAAGCACCACTGAACCCCCGCTGACCGGCGAATGGCCCTGTCTCTGGCTGGACGCCACCGGCCCGACGATACAGGGCGGCCGCATCGTGCCGGGCGCGGCCATAATCGCCGTCGCCGCACCCCCCCGGAGAGATCATCGGCCTTGGCATCGGACCTTCGGAAGCCAAGACCTTCTGGACCGAGTCGCCCGACCCTAAAGGCCCGCGGCCTTGGCGGAATCCGGCTGGCAAACAGCCCTCGGCGGCAAACGGGCTGGACCGTTTTGTCCCCATCTCGACCCATACCGGCCTCAAGGCCGCTAATCGCGCGGGCCTTCGAAGCCGCCCGGCAGCGCTGTCGTTCACTGGATGAGGAACGTCCTCGCCGATGTCTCGCGCGGCCCTTCTCGGCTACCACCCCCGCAGGCTCCACCCTGCACCTGACCGCCGCAGTCGCCAGGCCGTCGCGCGACGAAAGCTCCGCATCTCGGACGATTGCTCAACCCGCGCCTAACAGCGGCGATAACCGCCGGAACGCTGGTCGGGCCTGCAGGAAGGATCAAGGCCAGGGCACGTCCCCTGAGCACCCCTGGTTTCGGCAGCTCTCCTTGGACAAGTCCGCATCGGCAGTCGTCCAATGCCGCGCACCGAGGGCAAGGCATCGGCAGATCTGAAAACGCCGGTCACCTCCCCGGCGCTAGATCATGTTCAATGCGGCCTTGTACATCTCGAGGATGGCTTCCTCTTCGGCGATGTCGTCCTTGTCGCGCTTGCGCAGCGCGATGACCTTGCGCATGACCTTGGTGTCGTAGCCGCGTGCCTTCGCCTCGGCCATCAGCTCTTTCTGCTGCTCGGTCACGTCCTTCTTTTCCGCCTCGAGCTGCTCGTATTGCTCGATGAACTGGCGCAGCTCTCCGGCCGCGATGCCATAGGCGTTGTCGTCCTGCATGATCCGCTCCTTGTTTTGCCGCAGGGTCTAGGCGGTCTTGCGGGCGGGTGCAATCGCCGCTAGGCCGTGCCCGGCAAACGGAGGGCGCGATGACGATCTGGGACGGGCTGATCTGGGGCGGAACCGGGCTGACGGCCTTGGGGCTGGTGGCGTTGGCCTGGTGCATCCTGACCGCCGCGCGGGCCAAGGCGCGGGTCACGGACGATGCGCAGATGCGGGCCATCATGCGAAAGGTCGTGGTGGTGAACATGGCGGCGCTGGCGGCATCGGTCTTTGGCCTGATGTTCGTGGTGCTGGGCATCATTCTGGGCCGCTGAGATGCGCGCCCTGATCCAGCGCGTCAGCCGCGCCGAAGTCACCGTCGAGGATCGCAGCATCGGCCGCATCGGCCCGGGGCTGATGGTGCTGGTCTGCGCCATGCAGGGCGACCCCGAGGACGCGCCCGCGAAACTGGCCGCCCGCATCGCCAGGCTGCGCATCTTCCGCGACGAGGCGGGCAAGATGAACCGCTCGGTCACCGACATCGGCGGCGCGGTGCTGGTGGTCAGCCAGTTCACCCTGGCCGCAGACACCCGCACCGGCAACCGCCCGGGATTCTCCAGCGCCGAGGCGCCGGCGCGGGGCGAGGCGCTGTACCTGGCCTTTGCGCAGGCCCTGCGCGACCTGGGCCTGCCGGTCGAGACCGGCGCGTTCGGCGCCGACATGGCGGTGTCGCTGGTCAATGACGGGCCGGTGACGATCTGGATGGATTCCACCGATCGCACTTGACTTTTCGCGCAAAAGCCGCCATCTGCACCAAGTTGCCGCCCGCTGCCGCGTGAGCAGCGACGCGAATTCGCGTCAGGTCGGCCACATTTTCCGGTTTCCCATTCACGCGGGGAGGCTTGCGGGCATAGCGTATCGCGCCCGCCCCTCGCAACCAGCCGCACGCGATGCGGCCCCTTGTCATGCGCGCCGATACGCGGCCCGCATGGCCGAAAGATGACATGACGCAAGACACCACCCGCCCGAACCGTTCGGGCAAGCCGCGCCAGAATGCCTCGGGCCAGCCCCGCGGCGACGCTCACCCCCGCGGCGAGCGTGGCGGCAAGCCCGGCTTCCGCGGCGGCAATGCCAAGCCGACCACCAGCCACCGCCGCCACCGCGACGAGCCCGAAGAGAAGTTCATCCGCCGGGCCATCCCCGACATCGACACGCCCTTCACCCGCATGGGCATCGACGCCCGCGTGGCGGTGAACCTGCCGCCGATGGGCATCGACGCGCCCTCGCCGATCCAGGAGAAAGCCATCCCCGGCATCGTCGAGGGCCGCGACCTGCTGGGCCTCGCGCAGACCGGCACCGGCAAGACGGCGGCCTTCGGCCTGCCGATGCTGACGCGGCTGCTGAACATCGGCCGCAAGCCCGAGCCCCGGACCTGCCGCGCGCTGATCCTGGCGCCGACGCGCGAACTGGCGACCCAGATCGCCGCGAACATCGACGCCTATGCCGCCGGCACCGCCATCCGGCAGTTCCGCGTCGTCGGCGGCGCCTCGATCAACACCCAGACCATGCGCATGGAGCGCGGCGTCGACGTGCTGATCGCCACGCCCGGCCGGCTGATCGACCTGATCGAGCGCGGCGCCGTGGACCTGTCGCAAACCAAATACCTGGTGCT
This portion of the Paracoccus sp. N5 genome encodes:
- the dtd gene encoding D-aminoacyl-tRNA deacylase, whose translation is MRALIQRVSRAEVTVEDRSIGRIGPGLMVLVCAMQGDPEDAPAKLAARIARLRIFRDEAGKMNRSVTDIGGAVLVVSQFTLAADTRTGNRPGFSSAEAPARGEALYLAFAQALRDLGLPVETGAFGADMAVSLVNDGPVTIWMDSTDRT
- the rpsA gene encoding 30S ribosomal protein S1, whose translation is MCAKATMEEFEALLNESLEIDTPDEGSVVKGKVIAIEAGQAIIDVGYKMEGRVDLKEFANPGEAPNIQVGDEVEVYLDRVENARGEASISREKARREEAWDRLEKAYAAEERVEGAIFGRVKGGFTVDLGGAVAFLPGSQVDVRPVRDAGPLMGLKQPFQILKMDRRRGNIVVSRRAILEESRAEQRAEVIANLTEGQTVEGVVKNITEYGAFVDLGGVDGLLHVTDMAWRRVNHPSEILSIGETVKVQVVKINKDTHRISLGMKQLQADPWDTVGSKFPIGSVHSGRVTNITDYGAFVELEAGVEGLVHVSEMSWTKKNVHPGKIVSTSQEVDVMVLEIDEAKRRVSLGLKQTMRNPWEVFAETHPVGTVIEGEVKNITEFGLFVGLEGDIDGMVHLSDISWDARGEDAIQDFRKGDVVKAVVQEVDIDKERISLSIKALENDAMAEAVEGVKRGSVITVTVTAIEDGGIEVEYNGMKSFIRRSDLARDRQDQRPERFQVGDHVDVRVTNIDTKTRRLGLSIKAREIAEEKEAVEQYGSSDSGASLGDILGAALKNKG
- a CDS encoding nitronate monooxygenase: MSILTELTVPVLQAPMAGTATPALAAEVSLAGALGGMGLATVSAAQGAAMMAEVQKRIGSNRYHVNLFCHRPATADPAREAAWLDYLAPEFRRAGAEPPAVLREIFTSFLVDEAMLAAVVAARPAMVSFHFGLPRADQLAALRASGALLAGSATALAEGEAIRDAGLDAIIAQGYEAGGHRGIFDPDGPDEQLSTMALIEALRPLGLPLVAAGGIMDGRDAVRYLDAGAVAVQMGTAFVACPESAAKAPHRALLGQPGQETVMTRAISGRPARGFPNRLTALGASAEAPPLPDYPITYDAGKALAAAGGTDYAAQWAGTGYARARAMPAADLVATLAREIAVARKTG
- a CDS encoding DUF2312 domain-containing protein, translated to MQDDNAYGIAAGELRQFIEQYEQLEAEKKDVTEQQKELMAEAKARGYDTKVMRKVIALRKRDKDDIAEEEAILEMYKAALNMI
- a CDS encoding d(CMP) kinase, whose amino-acid sequence is MPFTIAIDGPAASGKGTIARALAQALGFQHLDTGLLYRAVGALGGDPVAAARGLAPGDLARDDLRTAEAGQAASRVAAIPEVRAALVDFQRRFARAEPGAVLDGRDIGTVICPEAELKLYVTASDDVRARRRALELQADETTILAELRERDARDAARDVAPMRPAEDALLLDTSDMSIEQAVARAIAAARRAGA